CCGAGTTGACGAGCACAGCGGGCGAGCGCCTAATGACCACAATCTAGACCCAGCGTCGTATGAGCACCTACGCCCAACTCGAGTTGGCCTTCAAAAGTCTTTTAGCCGCGCTCGACCAGCTTGAAGCTGCCTGCGAGCGCCGGTTGATGGCTGATGCCGAGCGCAGCAATCTCGAAGAAGAACTTGCCGTGCTGCAAGACGACCGCACGCGCCTCGCCCTCGAACTCGACGATTCTCAGGCACGCGCGAAATCGCTCGAGTTGGCCAATGGCGAAGTGGCGCGCCGTCTCGCCAAAGCAAGTTCGACGATAAGAACGATCTTGACGCAGGTCCCGCGCGAACATTGAGGGCGGCATGAGCGTTTTACAGAGAGTCATAAATGGGCGGTGAGGACAAGGACGCCATGACGCAAGTCTCTGTAACGATCGCCGGCCATATCTATCGCATGGCTTGCGCCGATGGAGAGGAAGAGCACCTTCAGGAACTCGCCCGCCAATTCGACGAGCGAATCGAAATGCTGCGTCAGAATTTCGGTGAAATCGGCGATCAGCGCCTCACCATCATGGCCGCCATCACGGTCGCCGACGAATTGGCCGAGTCGCGCCGCCAGATCGTCGCACTCGAAGCGGAAATTGCCGACATCAAATCCAATTCGACATATGTGTCGAGTGCTCAAGGGGAATGGGCCGATCGCCTCGCCAGTTCGCTCAATGAGACAGCGGCACGAATCGAACGCGTCGCGCTGGATCTCAATAATTCAAGTCGCTGAAAGCCAAGGGCGAAAATCAGCTCCTTCAGCCCGGTCGCGCCTCCACGGCTGAAGGAACTCTGCAAGTATTCAGAGGTCAGCCCCTCAGCCCTTCGGCCCCCAAAGACGGCACCAGGCGCTGGGGCTAATGGTACCTTGCACCACCTGACAAGATCCCGGCGGCTTGAACAACCGGCACGTGTCGCAGCGTTGGCTTCCATGCGGACCGTCTTGATAAGCGACGGCCACTTTAGACACTGTCCCCGCTTCCGAGGGACCGGCATTCAGGCCGAGCAACGGAACAGCCGATGCGACAGCGAGACCTATGCGCAGAAGACCGCGTCTTGTGTTGCCCTCGCAACCGCCTTCGGATGGTTTGATCATGATTGATCCTTATAAAGTGCTGTCATGATTCTGTTTTCGAGACGCCCCCAACATCTCGAAACATTTCTACAACACTGCACATATATCCGATAACGGAAGC
The window above is part of the Methylovirgula sp. HY1 genome. Proteins encoded here:
- a CDS encoding DUF4164 domain-containing protein — protein: MSTYAQLELAFKSLLAALDQLEAACERRLMADAERSNLEEELAVLQDDRTRLALELDDSQARAKSLELANGEVARRLAKASSTIRTILTQVPREH
- a CDS encoding cell division protein ZapA, translated to MGGEDKDAMTQVSVTIAGHIYRMACADGEEEHLQELARQFDERIEMLRQNFGEIGDQRLTIMAAITVADELAESRRQIVALEAEIADIKSNSTYVSSAQGEWADRLASSLNETAARIERVALDLNNSSR